The Acanthopagrus latus isolate v.2019 chromosome 20, fAcaLat1.1, whole genome shotgun sequence genomic sequence TACATGAAACAGCATGAGAAAGCTGGTGAGCTAACTTTTTTCCTGATGAGTGTTAGAACACTGTCATAACAGTGGCACTATGATTACACAGGATCTGAGCGAGCCTTCGGATTTTTGTCTAAGTTTTTCCAGTGATACGGAAAGGAAAGAGGAATCATCTGCGAGATCCCATTGGCAGCCTCTTTTGTACTCGGGCTAAAAACTGTTCAACAGTTTTTCAGATGAGCTTGCCAGCCCTCCAGGTGGATGCCTCTCAGTTTCAGAGGAAAAAGGCCCTGAAAACTGAGCTGGTCCAAGTAACCAGCACAAACAGTCCCTTAAACCCCTTTTCCAAAATCCCTCATGAAAGGGAAATGAGTTTGGCAAAGAAACTGGTGTGACGGGAGCTCACAGAATGTTACACGCAGGCTACAGAGCAAACAGGATTTTGAACTCAACAGAAAGGCCACGAGCAACTGatgataaaatatgaaatgctCAGGGAAGAAATGATACATCCATACTTTGACAGTaagttttccattttctcttttttttcaattcctAATTAAGGCATTTTCAAGCACATTCAGCAGTCATAACCATGGCCATGGGACACTGTGGAGTTCAGATTAAACAAGCTCTTGTGTTTACTATCCCAGTGAGCACTTAAATTGCAGAATCTGTTGGATTGTGTGTCAGCGTACCCGGTCTTCATACCTGAGGGGAGGGTTGGCTAGACAAAGATAAGACGACTACATTCCACTGTAGGCACtaactgaaacacacaagaagGAGGATCCCAAATGACATAGACGCCAAGTAAATGTGGTGTCATCAGGTAAAGACACGTACCcagaaaaatgatttaaaaaggtCTTGCACGTTTGCCACCAAACAACACTGACCTATCTTGCCTTGTGTGCCATCCAAGCATGAGTGAAGCAGACTGTCTGAGATCACTTCAAAGCTGGccaaatcacataaaatcctTTTGATCCAAGGAATGTAGCATCTCTTTGCAAACTGCATGGACAACTTGATCACTCTGTCAGCTCATGTAACTGAGTTTTTACACTTATTAGATGTTAAAAAAGTCGAGCATACTCTCTGGGCTTACAGTGAGAAGATGAGTGAATGACACTGACATGAACACTGGGGATCATTTTAAGACTCTGAAATATGTATGGACATGTCTACTGtgactgacattttgtttgactAGCCTTCCCTTCAACATTTCCTCACATTGTGAAATCTTTTGAATGTGGCAATACtgacttaataaaaaaaaaatacagagctgACAAAAATAAGTCATGGCTGCATTTATGCAAGTAATTCTCCAGCCAAGACAGGTAAGCTAAGGTTGTATACATGAGGAAAAGTTGCTAAGCTAACTTTTCAAGTTTAGTTCCCACAAATAAAATCCTATTTAGTTACCTGTCACTTCCAATTAAACTTGTCACCATAACGCACTTCCATAAACACAAGCTAACATCACAGTTCACACTTCTGTCCAACTACTGCAGCTAGCTGAGTTAGCTATAGCGCATAAAGTTCATACTTTGAGCATAAAACACTAACACTCACAAGCATCACGGTGAGCGCCTGGGACTCTCCAACAAGCAGCGGGGCAGCCGGTTAGTTTCGCTGGAccatgttgagttttttttgtgttgtgttttagaAGCCAAGGGACAAGGCGTCCGGCAATGAAGCAGAACGGGCAGGTCGCCTCACGTCCTGCTCCGGGCAGCTCCTGCAAACTACAACATCACCCCAGTGAGTGTACCACTGGCCAGGATTGCACGCTAAACGAGCCTGTGACAACATACGCGAGCCGTACCACTTTTGACAGGGGGAGAGGGGTGTCCAGTAACTTATTCGCGCTGCTAAAACTTCCGTTTCGACGTCAATTTATTGCGATGTTTCTCTCACTCCAGCAgtatttttaaattcagatgaAGAGAACGACGATGGAAGTTGAACAGAAACCTTTTCGGGActttttctgtttaactttATCACCCCCCGCTAGTGCAACTAGAGGTTTGCCCCGTCCGTGCAGTAATGAAAAGTAATCACAGTTTTGAGCTGTGCATATAGACAGGGCACTTTCACAACATACAGTGGTGTAACCCAAGAACTTACCAGCTCTGTGTGATTTAAAGAGCCACActgagcgagaaagagagagatatgtgtgtttatacattCATAGTCGGTCCCCCTCACAAATTTAATTCCAGTATAAAATGGGTGAGTCCCATATGAATAGGCTACACTTATTACATACAGATGTTCTCTCTCTAGGAATTGGGCTCAGGCTTTATCAGGAGTTCATCAGCATGCAATATGCTATTATTTAACTGCCTTTAGGTCTTCTATATATACTCACGTACTGTGAGTATATATAAATAAGTTTACATATGGTCCCTTTTATCACTTAAAGTATACGTTCACCCAGCAATGAAAATTCAGGCATTTGCTACTCGCCCCCTCTGTGTCAACTTAAAGTAAGGTGTAGTTTTGTAGGTCACaatacatttctggagcttcacaggaaaGAAAATGGCACCACAGGCAAACAATCTAAGGagatggggacttttttttttttaaaaaaaaagaagaaaaaaaaacaatggatggaaacataaaatggctctgtATATCTCATCTGGCATGATCTactttttaagctgaaatcttcactgtagctgcagagccaagctagttagctcatGCTGGTGTACCCACTTCTGAAGTGGGCACACCAGCTTGAGCATGAGCCCATGAAGAGtgtgaataatgtgtttttcaactCAATTTGGGGTGTTCCAtggacttggattacactggaccagctgtatggagccagtttatgttttctttctgttgattttcttacgttttaaaacaagtccctatctggttcagttgtttaggacaatgctgcaatgttgttttactgtaaaggtccaaaaatgttttgtggactatgaaacctCACCTGATGTATGAAGGTTAGTAGACaatgactttttaaacatttttgggtgaacttttcctttaaaaatctAGCCACACATCAGGGATTTGTCCCGgtgatcttttttctttcattttgatcattttcacaaGCCTGAAGAGGCAAGAAACTGTATTTggcaaaaaatgcaaacattctAGGATCTAGGATTCATCTTATTTTCTATCCCTATAATCAGCTTGCAGCTCTTTTTTAGGTTGGAAATCTCTCTTGTACAACTTGTTGAGATatgaaagctgtgtttttcttttcctttcaatGTTTCAAAATCCTCCCACATCTGAGAAACTGATAGAAGCCATTTTAATCAAGACAAAAGTAAAGCAACTGGATATTATTGCCACGTTACCAAAAGCTgcaccagtaaaaaaaaagatcactgaATATATTTTACCATTCCTTCCCCATAACATCATCTGCAGccagttcatttattttgtggGGGCCGAAGTTAACACACAGGGCCTCAGAAGGGTGGGGAGCTCAAGCTCACCCCTGGCAGACACTATTGTTAATCAAGGAGTAACATCTGTTGTGTGCCACTAATCTCCCccagactgtcagactgtccTCCTCGGTTTTAGACTGTCTGCCTTTTCTGTTAAAGGGCACTGAGGATTTGTCTCTTCCACTACAGTGTGGGGGTGAcaggttggtttttttttgtttttttttttaaatctaaaaccCCCTCAGCAGTGTGGAAACCGAGCGATTTTGCAAACATTCGTAGGAAATGTGACATATCAAACTTTGCATGACATGTTTTGCAGTCCAAAAGGGCACAGCTGACTCATTACCAAACAGGTTATCAGAGCAGCTCGTAGTGCAGGAGTAGGAGTCTTGCAATTCAACAAAGTTTGTGTGTTACGACTGTCCAAACCATAGGGGGCAGTATCTACCAATCATAGTGCAGCAAGACTGAACTGAAGTGTATTTTATTCTGTATGTTTGAGAAATGATAAGCCCAAATGTAgttgtttttggtctttttttttctttgacttggTTCACTGTAGCTAGCATATGGTTAACAGTAAATAGGAAGTGAGCGTCCAACTCCCAGCGCTGGGACCCCATGCAGAATGCTGTATGCCATCTGTGGTTCACACCGGCCACAGACAGATGGCTAAAGGACTCCTGTTACAGGAGCCATGTCTTCTAAACTTTAATGAACACTTAATCCTCTTCATCCCTGACAGAATTCCCCATTTTAtgatttaagacttttttcCATTCCTAGTTTTAAATGCAGTTCCCTTGAACCTGTTCAAACTGcatcacaaatatgtttttgaagTAAAATTACGagtgcacattttctttttgcagtaTTTGTCATTTCAAGAATCCAGAAGCATTCTGTCAGtgagcacagacacaaataaagtCAACTCTCTAAAGGTTTTAGCTCGGCCAAGAGAGTGACactcatttaaaagaaaaacactgacaccaTTTGTCAAAACGCAGAAGTACACGCATTTCAGTTGATGCAGTCTGCATGCTGATGTTGCTCGACATGCAGACTGTAGCTACAGTCGgagcacacaaaaaaagagcatATGGCTTTCGTGGAACGTCCATCTGAGTTTCACCGCTTCTCATCTATCCCACTAATCCTCGTCTATAATGTTTATAGCCAAGTTAATTGAACTGGCACATCTCAGTGGGCTTGGAGATCCCTTCTAAGAGGCTCCGGAGCAGGGTTTTTGCCAAAGCATGCGTATTGCTTAAATCTTCCGCAGCATCTGAAAGAGGTGCAGCTGTTCCTCCAGTAACGGTTCGTGAGTGACTGTGTGAGGAAGGTATTTAGAGAAACGGTCGTTAAGCTCAGAGTGGTTTTATTTCCGGTCATGATGATGTTCATATGATGTAATACATTGCTGACTAATCACGCATAGAAATTGATTACTTTACGGGTACAAACCTGGGCCTTAAGTTCATGTCTGAGTTAATGATAAGGTGGTCAGTATTTCTCCAAGTACATCTTTTAGGTCAAGTAAAAGTGGCAATACCACCGAGAAAACACTGTATTACATAAAAATCCTGCATTTAAAACTTTACAGAAGTGTGCAACTTCGAGCAAAGTGCACTTAAGTCTTTAAAGTAAAGATATACTCAGTCTACACAGTATAGCCAGCCATTTAATAACACAGCTGGTCAACTGTAGTGAAGCTTATCTACTTAACACACTGTTAAAGAGTTTAAAGGacaggttcacccaaaaattcaAATTTGGTTATAATCTACTTGTCACCATGCTGAGGGAAAGTCTGTTgttttacaacagaaaaaaaataaataaataaatatggctctatacagcttgtccagtgtcttatattgatttgaaaagacactATTTACACTCAGTTTTAAGCCAAAAATTTCACAGTAGCTGCTAATTTAAAAACGTGTGCATGCACCTTGTCTGTCGTAGATGTGCAAGCTTGACAATGGGTTAAAGGcataaatgtttgtcttgtcaGATACGTTTGGGTTTATACGATTAATTACCCTGGATGGGCTGAATGGAGCCATCTTGAGTTTCTTTGGGGTTGTATTCTTTTATGTTTGCAGGTCCCATCTGCTTCatttgtttaggagaatgctgcaactctcaACTCTCCATTGGCACAGGGCCGAGCAgataaataactgaattttcattttttatgcaaACTTATTCCTTAAGAGCTAACAAGATTATTGGCAGAAATGTAAGTATTCTGATTGTTTTATTGCTACTTTTGGTCGAGTAAACTATGTAAAAAATATACTCCAATAcgtaaaagtcctgcattcaaaatcttAGTTACTTAACAATCATTATGAAagagatttaacattttaaaaatactctTTATGCAGAAGGAACTGCCCCAGTGCATATTATATTTAtggattattattgttattcatgCATTCTTGTGAAAGTAAGGTTTTATTGTTGTCAACATTCAAATATTCTTATTAAAGggtattatatatacacacacacacacacacacacacacacacacacacacacacacacacacacacacacacacacacacacacacacacacacacacacacacacacacacacagtattctgaGGACAGTAATTGGTCTTCACGGTTCTACTGTGAGTAATACATTTATTAAGGAACAGTTGCTCTGGAGTCAGTCAGTTGCTTCCCTTTGACACAGTGAATATGAAGACATTCTTTTTTCCGAGACAGCAAGTGTGTTCGTTGTAGTAAGATTTCAAGTTTAGTACGCACCATCTGTTTTTGTGCCACTTTGTTCATAATCTGTTCAGTCATGTTGAAAGCTAGATATTAATACAATACATAATTCGTACTTTACAGTGCAACATGTACAGTAACTCACGATTTAGAGCTTTTGGGAAAACTCTTCCATAAATATGTTACATCTTTTttacagtatacacacacacagacacacacacacacacattactttCCCCTAAATAAGtgcattgataaaaaaaagtgactaATACTGAGCAGTTTGTGCAGTCTTCGTGGATCCCTCTCCCTGTGAGTCCGCCCTCCCGTCCTCCATGTGCGCCTGCACCGACCTCCACAGCGCCCTGATGTTCCCCTCCCCAAAACCCGTCGCTCCCCTTCGCTCTATCAGCTCCAGGAAGAAGGTGTCCTCGGCGAAGATGGGCTTGGTGAACACCTGGAGAAGGTATCTGGAAACGGAAGAGGACACTTTTGTTAGGCACATGTGATACAGGGGAAAATACATGTTTCAAGTTAAAAGGGTATCTACCACCGACCTGGACAGAAAAAACCTCTTCTCATGGTTAACATTGATTTAAGGCAAATTGTTTGGCCAGtaagttgttgttggagccaaTATAAAATACTGTTGATTTATCTTTTTCAAAATGGGTTAGTGCAAAAGAATTCCTCACAATAACAGTGGCACAGTAAACCCAAGGAAATAAAAAACCTTCTAGGTTAGTTCATAGAGGCGTGTGAGATCACAGCTCTCTATTGCCtctcactttgtgttttctctggatTCTGCCTGTGATGAGGGATCCTGGTGCAGGTTCGTGTCCAGGAGAATGCCATGCTGCGCCAGCATCTGAGGGTCATGTCCTGCCTCCTCAATCTCCTGCTGTTTCCCAACCTGTCACGGCACACGGGATAGGTAAAAGAGTTGAAAACCTCAGTAGGAGAGGACACATTTTGCAGTAAGATGATCAGTGCATGTTATAAACCATTGTTAAATATAATAACCAGTCACAGACTAACTTAAAAGCATACATTTTGCTGAGTGaggaaatcaaatcaaacttgTGTTAATCTACATTTTGGCAAAAGGTAAGATAAAGTagaaataattttgttttggcttCAGTGGTTGTTTAAAGACTTGTAACATCAGTAATTTGGTCCCTTGTGCAAAAGAGCTTGAATCATTctcacaaaaaacaattaaaatttagataaattaaattaaattgtggCAAATAAGACCAATAAAATTCAAACGTAAGCCTATTTAATGACTTTCCAAATGTATCAAATTgaatttcagacattttaaggACCTGCAGACTCGCTGCCCTCTGCTGATCCACTTTAAACTGGTGGACTGAACTGTGTGTTCATTTTACATGGCAAGCAGCAAATACATGAACCAGAGCAGCTCTGCAATTTCaagttttaaaaaggtgcaatatgtgagaattggcCACCTGGTGTTTtttatactcaaaacaaatgtgcagcTGGCAGTCCAGACTTCCTGTTGATAGTTCTGAATGTTTCcaaccaaaattcttacatgttggACCTTTTAAGACAACCCTGAGCCGTCTTGTGTACATACTACAGTATCTTTTCCAAGTTGTGGAGTAACACGTGGGCAGTCTCTTCCATTTATCACGTCAGTATGAGTTTATTTGTTATGGTAAAGAAGCTGTTGTGCAGTTATTTAGGAGTCAGTCAAACCTCGGTGTAGTAGGCAcaaggaggggagaaaaactgGACGCCAGCTTCTGCCATCGTATGTGCAGTAGAAACAATATCCTTCGTGTACAGCCCGATGTGCTGGATCCCTGGAGACCTGTGCTTCTCCAAGAAGGTGTCCACCTGATTCCTGCCTGAAATGAGCACAACAGTGACACAGGAGTTGTATTATCATCAAATGTGGCAGAACTTAATCACCTTTTCAAAGATGGGAGCGGCTGCTGTTGGTCACCTTGCTCAGGCAGAGATTCTGCGATGACAAACTTGCAGTCGGGCTCTTTTTTGTCCACAAAGGGCAGGGCGATGCCCGCTTCGCTGCACTTCCAGTACTCCATGGCGGTGAGCCGTAGACCAATGCCCTCCTGGTTTATGACAAAGCCTTCCTTCACATCTTCATTACTgctcagaaaacaacaaacagtcatCTTTAACAATGAGATCACGTTAAATGAGTGGAAGGACAGAGCTTGAAACCGAAAAGCCTCTCACCTGTCAATGAAAAACCTCTTGAAACCGAAGAGCTGCTCATACCACCTCATGACCTGCTGGGTTGTCTTCCTGGGACATGCATAAGTGATGTGATCAAAGTGTGTGATCGGACAAGACGCGTCCTCCTCTTCCAAGCTGCAGTCCTTTCCAATCGCGTCGAACCCGGGCAGGAAGCTCCCCTCATACTTAGTCCTGTCAATCAGCGTGTGGCACACATTCCCCACTATAGATCTGACCACCGAGTAGGTGACATGACCGCTCTCGTCCCGCACGGTCGTGGGAGGCACCAGGAAACTGCAGCCCTGATGGCGAAGAGCGTTGAATGACCTTTCCACGTCCCGCACCTCGAAACACACGTTGCACGCAGTGTCCACCGAGGAATGTGGGCTGACGTCGTACAGACATCCGGCGGAGATATCCTGGCTGTGTTTCCCTGCGGCGGCCCGGCGTGGATCAGGTGAGTGTCTGTATTCACTCAGACTCTCTCTGCTCCGGTTTGGTCTCTCGTTCACGACGAACACCGCGGCTCCTTTCCTCAGAGCCAGCTGCCTGGACTTGTCGGTCAGTCGGGCAGCGAACAAGTTAAACTTGAACTTCGAGACGAGGTCGTTTGCCAGTTTCTCCGCGTTAGAAACGTGGAGCGAAATGTGGTGCAGCCGGCTCAAGTAGGCTGCCATGTTTGATTGTGTGACGCTCGGGAAGGGGGCGTGTCCAACGTGACCCCtgaccttatttttctttttataatcaCTATGACACCCATGTGATC encodes the following:
- the hpdl gene encoding 4-hydroxyphenylpyruvate dioxygenase-like protein, with the translated sequence MAAYLSRLHHISLHVSNAEKLANDLVSKFKFNLFAARLTDKSRQLALRKGAAVFVVNERPNRSRESLSEYRHSPDPRRAAAGKHSQDISAGCLYDVSPHSSVDTACNVCFEVRDVERSFNALRHQGCSFLVPPTTVRDESGHVTYSVVRSIVGNVCHTLIDRTKYEGSFLPGFDAIGKDCSLEEEDASCPITHFDHITYACPRKTTQQVMRWYEQLFGFKRFFIDSNEDVKEGFVINQEGIGLRLTAMEYWKCSEAGIALPFVDKKEPDCKFVIAESLPEQGRNQVDTFLEKHRSPGIQHIGLYTKDIVSTAHTMAEAGVQFFSPPCAYYTEVGKQQEIEEAGHDPQMLAQHGILLDTNLHQDPSSQAESRENTKYLLQVFTKPIFAEDTFFLELIERRGATGFGEGNIRALWRSVQAHMEDGRADSQGEGSTKTAQTAQY